Proteins found in one Geomonas subterranea genomic segment:
- a CDS encoding 3-deoxy-D-manno-octulosonic acid transferase, whose translation MINLIYNLLLWLILPLLVPYHAYRSLSRGRRTAFLERFGRIPAEELDLIGGGGGTILVHAVSVGETNAALPLLKGIRTRFPGKKIVISNVTETGRSVAQKSKAADLCIYFPFDYPFAVRSVLESLRPDMVVIMETEIWPNFIGVAREMGIPVLLANGRISDRSFGRYLRLSWFFRPVLERLSALCMQTPVDAERIAAIGAPSAAVHVGGNLKYDIPVVKAPPEQVAGIKSTYRIPADCFVFAAASTHEGEEAQVLSAYRELLAHDPQSFLILAPRHPERAPGVAELIKKEGFPFQSRSTLDGSPPLPAGGIMLLDTVGELAGLYRASDLVFVGGTLVATGGHNPLEPAACQVPVLFGPHMENFREIAALFVTHCGAEVQPADLAALTSELLRLAADPALRAELGRRGAGILLESAGATSRHLDVMDSLLEGRANRG comes from the coding sequence CCGCATCCCCGCTGAGGAACTCGACCTGATCGGCGGCGGGGGAGGGACCATCCTGGTCCATGCCGTCTCCGTTGGCGAGACCAACGCCGCGCTGCCGCTCTTGAAAGGGATTCGCACCCGCTTCCCCGGAAAGAAAATCGTCATCTCCAACGTCACCGAGACCGGCCGCAGCGTCGCGCAAAAGAGTAAGGCCGCTGACCTCTGCATCTACTTCCCCTTCGACTACCCCTTTGCCGTCCGCTCGGTGCTGGAGAGCCTCCGCCCGGACATGGTCGTCATCATGGAAACCGAGATCTGGCCCAATTTCATCGGTGTGGCCCGCGAGATGGGGATCCCGGTGCTCCTGGCCAACGGCCGCATCTCCGACCGCTCCTTCGGCCGCTATCTGCGCCTGTCCTGGTTCTTCCGTCCGGTGCTTGAGCGCCTCTCCGCGCTCTGCATGCAGACGCCGGTGGACGCCGAACGCATCGCGGCGATCGGGGCTCCCTCCGCGGCGGTGCACGTCGGCGGCAACCTGAAGTACGACATCCCGGTTGTCAAGGCGCCGCCTGAGCAGGTGGCCGGGATCAAGTCGACGTACCGGATCCCGGCGGACTGCTTCGTCTTCGCCGCGGCGAGCACCCACGAGGGGGAGGAAGCACAGGTGCTGTCCGCCTACCGCGAGCTGCTGGCGCACGATCCGCAAAGTTTCCTGATCCTCGCTCCGCGCCACCCTGAGCGCGCTCCGGGGGTCGCGGAGCTGATCAAAAAAGAAGGGTTCCCCTTCCAGTCCCGCTCGACGCTCGATGGTTCCCCCCCGCTTCCCGCGGGTGGCATCATGCTGCTGGATACAGTGGGCGAGCTGGCGGGTCTTTACCGCGCCTCCGACCTCGTCTTCGTCGGGGGAACGCTGGTCGCGACCGGCGGCCACAACCCGCTGGAGCCGGCCGCCTGCCAGGTGCCGGTGCTGTTCGGGCCGCACATGGAGAACTTCCGCGAGATCGCCGCGCTGTTCGTTACGCATTGCGGCGCCGAGGTGCAGCCCGCCGACCTGGCCGCGCTCACGAGCGAGCTGCTGCGCCTTGCCGCCGATCCCGCACTTCGGGCAGAACTCGGCCGCCGCGGCGCCGGCATCCTCCTGGAGAGCGCCGGCGCCACCTCACGCCACCTCGACGTGATGGATTCCCTGCTGGAAGGGAGAGCAAACCGTGGCTGA
- the lpxK gene encoding tetraacyldisaccharide 4'-kinase has product MEGKRSGLGDKALLGLLRLSSRPYAAILRLRALGYRLGLIPSHRLPRPVISVGNLVLGGTGKTPTVAWLAAHLMNKGKRVCVLSRGYGGSAEGEIRIVCDGEKLLLTPGEAGDEPCQLAGMLPGLMVVIGSNRYRAGLHALEKLDPDVFILDDGYQHLKLERDLNLLLLDATTPFDNGLTLPGGFLREAPAAAGRADLVICTRSPEAKERTAPVAGKPTCWTKHRLSGMIPLGGGPAAGFEAAQGPRVMAFSGIANPGAFFDGLEAVGVRPVTTLSFPDHVSYGEPELAAILRLKTASRSTVLLTTQKDAVKLLPHADQLSGCFAVVLEVEFEDSRPLEAALARLR; this is encoded by the coding sequence ATGGAGGGTAAGCGCAGCGGCCTGGGGGACAAGGCGCTGCTCGGCCTTTTGCGGCTCTCCTCCCGTCCCTACGCGGCGATCCTCCGGCTGAGGGCGCTCGGGTACCGGCTCGGGCTCATCCCGTCGCACCGGCTGCCGCGCCCGGTGATCTCGGTAGGGAACCTGGTCCTCGGCGGCACCGGCAAGACCCCGACGGTGGCCTGGCTCGCGGCGCACCTGATGAACAAGGGCAAGCGGGTCTGCGTGCTGTCCCGCGGCTACGGCGGGAGCGCCGAGGGGGAGATCCGGATAGTCTGCGACGGCGAAAAGCTGCTGCTCACTCCCGGGGAGGCTGGCGACGAGCCGTGCCAGCTGGCCGGGATGCTCCCGGGGCTCATGGTGGTTATCGGCTCCAACCGCTACCGCGCCGGCCTGCATGCCCTGGAAAAACTCGACCCGGACGTCTTCATCCTGGACGACGGCTACCAGCACCTCAAGCTGGAAAGGGACCTGAACCTCCTGCTGCTGGACGCGACCACGCCGTTCGACAACGGGCTGACCCTGCCGGGGGGCTTCCTGCGCGAGGCGCCTGCGGCGGCCGGCCGGGCGGACCTCGTCATCTGCACCCGGAGCCCGGAGGCAAAGGAGAGGACCGCCCCTGTTGCCGGCAAGCCGACCTGCTGGACAAAGCACCGTCTTTCTGGCATGATCCCGCTCGGCGGCGGCCCGGCCGCCGGTTTCGAAGCGGCGCAGGGGCCCCGGGTCATGGCCTTTTCCGGGATAGCCAATCCCGGTGCCTTCTTCGACGGGCTGGAAGCGGTCGGGGTGAGGCCGGTGACGACGCTCTCCTTCCCCGACCACGTGAGCTACGGCGAGCCCGAGCTCGCCGCGATTCTCCGGCTGAAGACCGCTTCACGTTCCACGGTGCTCCTCACCACCCAAAAGGATGCCGTTAAACTGCTCCCCCATGCCGACCAGCTCTCCGGCTGCTTTGCCGTGGTGCTTGAAGTGGAGTTCGAGGACTCGCGGCCGTTAGAAGCCGCCCTGGCGAGGCTGCGCTGA
- a CDS encoding glycosyltransferase family 9 protein: MRVLIIKPSSLGDVIQALPVLDYLHQAVPGIEVDWVIEESLQGVLAGHPQVSQVHSVPAARWRKQRFSAKTWRGVSALRKTLCERAYDLVFDLQGDLISGVISRYSGCADRLGFERDAVVEPLNTWCNTRLIPVRRQEYHNTDRCLRLVSIPFAKDFRSMELAAHLASSPGDEANAEALLATLADGLVFLFHHGTAQPTGAWSEKGWTELGREVLDRFHDATILLPWESETERQAAFSIAAAIGPGCRVLDRLSLKGMAALLKKVDLVVGGMPGGCRWQRPSARRRCRSTAARSPGGVRRAVTPTWPCSRPCTARAARGRTATRTPSAATASRWRRFWQESTVSCILTKGVESGREGASIAGLFAAVLLLLAAFCVSICRGGESR, translated from the coding sequence ATGCGCGTACTGATCATCAAACCATCCTCCCTGGGAGACGTGATCCAGGCCCTGCCGGTGCTCGACTACCTGCACCAGGCGGTGCCCGGCATCGAGGTCGACTGGGTGATCGAGGAAAGCCTCCAGGGCGTGCTGGCCGGGCATCCGCAGGTGAGCCAGGTGCACTCCGTCCCTGCGGCCCGGTGGCGCAAACAGCGCTTCTCCGCGAAGACCTGGCGCGGCGTGTCGGCCCTGCGCAAGACCCTGTGTGAACGGGCCTACGACCTGGTTTTCGACCTGCAGGGCGACCTGATCAGCGGGGTGATCTCACGGTACTCCGGTTGCGCGGACCGGCTCGGGTTCGAGCGGGACGCCGTCGTGGAGCCGCTGAACACCTGGTGCAACACCCGCCTGATCCCGGTCCGCCGGCAGGAGTACCACAACACCGACCGCTGCCTGCGCCTGGTGAGCATCCCTTTCGCCAAGGATTTCCGCTCCATGGAGCTTGCCGCCCACCTGGCCAGCTCGCCCGGTGACGAGGCCAACGCCGAGGCGCTGCTCGCCACGCTGGCGGACGGACTGGTTTTTCTGTTCCACCACGGCACGGCGCAGCCGACCGGGGCCTGGAGCGAAAAGGGGTGGACCGAGTTGGGGAGAGAGGTGCTGGACCGCTTCCACGACGCCACCATCCTGCTCCCCTGGGAGAGCGAGACCGAGCGCCAGGCGGCCTTCTCCATCGCCGCCGCCATCGGCCCTGGGTGCCGGGTGCTGGACCGCCTGTCCCTGAAGGGGATGGCCGCTCTTTTGAAGAAGGTGGATCTGGTGGTCGGGGGGATGCCGGGGGGGTGCAGATGGCAGCGGCCCTCGGCACGCCGACGGTGTCGTTCTACCGCGGCACGCTCGCCAGGAGGAGTGCGCCGCGCGGTGACGCCCACGTGGCCCTGCAGTCGCCCATGCACTGCGCGGGCTGCCAGAGGGCGTACTGCGACAAGGACGCCAAGTGCCGCGACAGCATCAAGGTGGAGGCGGTTCTGGCAGGAATCAACCGTCTCCTGCATCCTCACGAAGGGCGTTGAGTCCGGACGCGAGGGAGCGTCTATTGCTGGCCTTTTTGCTGCAGTTCTGCTATTGTTGGCCGCATTTTGCGTGAGCATCTGTAGGGGAGGAGAGTCTCGTTGA
- a CDS encoding AMP-binding protein, whose product MNVISNEQYNIGHICTRQQCDSGFGGKTAFRWISAHHERTDYSFDDLDRESNKFANALKGLGFNQGDILFTFLPKAPEQFFSFLGGLKLQVICGTLFSSFGEDAILDRLGDAGAKGVVTKKSLMKKILRVRDQLPKLQYIIVTDLDEHQSADILSYWQLVREASGDFVAPQTAADTPSVLHYTSGSTGKPKGVLHVHGSILHQSGTAARVLTLTGSDIYWCTADQGWVTGTSYGIIGPWSLGVTQVHYGGGYDAKTWFDLLEQEGVTIWYSAPTALRMLLQEEDDVFSGRDLSRLRHIFSVGEPLNPEVITWAERVLGRPVYDTWFQTETGGIMISNRPGVAVRPGSMGIPVAGIEAAIIADDGTVLGTGEQGNLCLKPGWPSMFVTYLNNATAYGQKFRSGFYFTGDTALRDEEGYYWFKGRSDDVINTAGHLISPFEVESALLEIEEVAESGVIGAPDDLLYEKVVAFVCLHSRFEYSKQLEVKIRLHVSNKASSIATPQEIIIVESIPKNKSGKIMRRVLKARYLGEDEGDISTLET is encoded by the coding sequence TTGAACGTCATTAGTAACGAGCAGTACAACATCGGTCATATCTGTACGCGTCAACAGTGCGACTCGGGTTTCGGCGGCAAGACCGCTTTCCGCTGGATCTCCGCGCACCACGAGCGGACCGATTACAGCTTCGACGACCTCGACCGCGAATCGAACAAGTTTGCCAATGCCTTAAAAGGGCTGGGGTTCAACCAGGGCGACATACTGTTCACCTTTCTTCCCAAGGCCCCGGAGCAGTTCTTCAGCTTCCTGGGGGGCTTGAAGCTGCAGGTCATCTGCGGCACGCTCTTCTCGAGTTTCGGTGAGGATGCCATCCTGGACCGCTTGGGCGATGCCGGGGCCAAAGGCGTCGTCACCAAGAAGAGCCTGATGAAGAAGATCCTCCGGGTGCGCGACCAGCTCCCGAAGTTGCAGTACATCATCGTGACCGACCTTGATGAGCATCAATCGGCTGACATCCTGAGTTACTGGCAGCTCGTACGCGAGGCTTCGGGTGATTTCGTCGCGCCGCAGACCGCGGCCGACACCCCCTCGGTGCTGCATTACACCTCCGGCTCGACCGGAAAGCCGAAGGGGGTGCTGCATGTCCACGGCAGCATTCTGCATCAAAGCGGCACGGCAGCCCGGGTACTGACACTTACCGGCAGCGACATCTACTGGTGTACGGCAGATCAGGGGTGGGTGACGGGGACTTCCTACGGCATCATCGGCCCCTGGAGCCTCGGAGTAACGCAGGTACACTACGGCGGCGGCTATGACGCCAAGACCTGGTTCGACTTGCTGGAGCAGGAAGGGGTAACCATCTGGTACTCCGCGCCTACCGCCCTGCGCATGCTGCTGCAGGAGGAGGACGACGTCTTCAGTGGACGCGACCTGTCGCGGCTGCGTCATATCTTCAGCGTCGGCGAACCGCTCAACCCCGAAGTCATCACCTGGGCGGAGCGGGTCCTGGGACGGCCGGTTTACGACACCTGGTTTCAGACCGAAACCGGCGGCATCATGATCAGCAACCGCCCCGGTGTCGCCGTTCGCCCCGGCTCGATGGGTATCCCCGTGGCGGGGATCGAGGCCGCCATTATAGCTGACGATGGTACGGTACTGGGGACCGGCGAACAGGGCAACCTGTGCCTGAAGCCGGGATGGCCGTCGATGTTCGTCACCTATCTCAACAACGCTACCGCTTACGGCCAAAAGTTCCGCTCCGGATTTTATTTCACCGGTGACACTGCTTTGCGTGATGAGGAGGGGTATTACTGGTTCAAAGGGCGCAGTGACGATGTCATCAATACTGCCGGGCATCTCATCAGCCCGTTTGAAGTGGAAAGCGCCCTTCTCGAGATAGAAGAGGTCGCAGAATCCGGAGTCATCGGGGCACCCGACGACCTTCTGTACGAGAAGGTCGTTGCTTTTGTCTGCCTACACTCCCGCTTCGAGTACTCGAAGCAGCTGGAAGTCAAGATAAGGCTGCACGTCAGCAACAAGGCGTCATCCATCGCCACGCCGCAAGAAATCATCATCGTAGAGAGCATCCCCAAAAACAAAAGCGGTAAGATAATGCGCCGCGTCCTGAAGGCCCGCTATCTCGGCGAGGACGAAGGTGATATTTCCACTCTGGAGACATGA
- a CDS encoding acyl carrier protein, with amino-acid sequence MELQEQLNEVFCQVFDDEDIRITPATTADDIDGWDSLSHVNLIVAVESTFGIRFSQKEVLTFKNVGDLLACIASKVQ; translated from the coding sequence ATGGAATTACAAGAGCAATTGAACGAAGTTTTCTGCCAGGTTTTTGACGACGAAGACATCCGCATTACCCCGGCGACGACCGCTGATGACATCGACGGCTGGGATTCCCTGTCCCATGTGAACCTCATAGTCGCAGTCGAAAGCACCTTCGGTATCAGGTTTTCCCAGAAAGAGGTGCTGACCTTCAAGAACGTCGGCGACCTGCTGGCATGCATCGCGAGCAAGGTGCAGTAA
- a CDS encoding MBOAT family O-acyltransferase: MVFNSLHYLIFLPVVYLMFYLAGDRARWGVLLAASFAFYSALKVPYLLVVLVMVALNTYFFGMWLDRAQGARAKRLVLYGGILTNVLVLVVLKYLPFLSENLRQLSAFLSLDYQVPAVKAFVAIGVSYYVFQAISYLFDIYLEIEQPERHFGYFLLYMAFFPKLMQGPIERAGDLLPQLKEKYTFHYDNVRYGLLLFAWGLFKKVVIADRFGIYADSVYNDVHAYHGVQLLLGTYAYAFQIYMDFSGYTDMALGSARLFNISLTQNFNSPYLATSVADFWRRWHISFSRWILDYIFKPLQMQWRNWKNWGTALALVVAFIVSGIWHGASWGFVIWGGLHGLYMACSVFYKPYQKKLYKALGVQKSPYLKVWQALVTFHLVCFAWIFFRANSLGDALYICKAAFTGPLPAFRALLVPAFDRANAYLLLAAVVVYWVGVRYSTEEKVVSLWNRSSALRWCCYNALILGLIFMRVRVDAGFIYFNF; this comes from the coding sequence ATGGTATTCAATTCTCTGCACTACCTGATTTTTTTGCCTGTCGTCTATCTGATGTTCTACCTGGCTGGCGACCGGGCACGCTGGGGTGTGTTGCTGGCCGCAAGTTTCGCGTTTTACTCGGCGCTGAAAGTCCCTTACCTGCTTGTGGTACTGGTGATGGTGGCTTTGAACACCTATTTTTTTGGCATGTGGCTGGACCGGGCGCAGGGCGCCCGGGCAAAGCGCCTGGTTCTTTACGGCGGCATCCTGACCAACGTCCTTGTGCTGGTCGTGTTGAAGTATCTGCCGTTTCTTTCGGAAAACCTGAGGCAACTCTCCGCTTTCCTGTCGCTGGATTACCAGGTGCCGGCGGTCAAGGCCTTTGTGGCCATCGGCGTTTCCTACTACGTCTTCCAGGCGATTTCCTACCTCTTCGACATCTACCTGGAAATCGAGCAGCCTGAGCGGCACTTCGGGTACTTTCTCCTTTACATGGCCTTTTTCCCCAAGCTCATGCAGGGGCCCATCGAGCGCGCGGGGGACTTGCTGCCGCAGCTCAAGGAGAAATACACCTTCCATTACGACAACGTGCGCTACGGCTTGTTACTTTTTGCGTGGGGGCTTTTCAAGAAGGTGGTCATCGCCGACCGGTTCGGCATCTACGCCGACTCGGTGTACAATGACGTCCACGCCTACCACGGGGTGCAACTGTTACTCGGCACCTACGCCTACGCCTTCCAGATCTACATGGATTTTTCAGGCTACACGGACATGGCGCTGGGATCTGCCCGGCTCTTCAACATAAGCCTCACGCAGAACTTCAACAGCCCCTACCTCGCCACGTCGGTCGCCGACTTCTGGCGCAGGTGGCATATCAGTTTCTCGCGCTGGATACTGGACTACATATTCAAGCCGCTTCAGATGCAGTGGCGCAACTGGAAAAACTGGGGCACGGCCTTAGCCCTGGTCGTTGCTTTCATCGTTTCCGGGATATGGCATGGCGCCAGCTGGGGGTTTGTCATCTGGGGCGGGCTGCATGGACTGTATATGGCCTGTTCCGTCTTTTACAAGCCGTATCAGAAAAAGCTGTACAAGGCGCTGGGGGTCCAGAAGAGCCCGTACCTCAAGGTCTGGCAAGCCCTGGTTACCTTTCACCTTGTCTGCTTCGCGTGGATCTTTTTCAGAGCGAACAGCCTGGGGGATGCCTTGTACATCTGCAAGGCCGCGTTCACGGGTCCCCTGCCGGCCTTTCGTGCGTTGCTGGTCCCTGCCTTTGACAGGGCAAATGCCTACCTTCTCCTCGCTGCAGTCGTCGTGTACTGGGTGGGGGTGCGCTATTCCACAGAGGAAAAGGTGGTATCTCTGTGGAACCGGTCTTCGGCTCTCAGGTGGTGTTGCTACAATGCTTTGATACTCGGGCTCATCTTCATGCGCGTCCGGGTCGATGCAGGTTTCATTTACTTCAACTTCTAA
- the pseB gene encoding UDP-N-acetylglucosamine 4,6-dehydratase (inverting) → MLKNRSILVTGGTGSFGKKFVETILTAYPEIERVVVYSRDELKQFEMSQQFSHDKYKQIRYFIGDVRDRERLSKAMEGIDIVIHAAALKQVPACEYNPFEAIKTNIHGAQNVVEAAIERGVKQVVALSTDKAAAPINLYGATKLCSDKLFVAANNFKGKHDIKFSVVRYGNVMGSRGSVIPFFMNKRSSGVLPITDERMTRFNITLEDGVKLVLFALENMWGGEIFVPKIPSYRINDIAEAIGPNCKREVVGIRPGEKLHEEMITMTDAISTVEFEKYFVILPSIPLWDVDKFAAAFNGKLCQDGFCYNSGTNSEWLNVEELRELIKEHVDPNFTY, encoded by the coding sequence GTGTTAAAAAATCGCAGCATTCTGGTCACCGGTGGCACCGGGTCGTTTGGCAAGAAATTCGTGGAAACCATTCTCACGGCATATCCGGAGATCGAGCGGGTGGTGGTCTATTCCCGCGACGAACTGAAGCAGTTCGAGATGTCGCAGCAGTTTTCCCACGACAAGTACAAGCAGATCCGCTACTTCATCGGCGACGTGCGTGACCGCGAGCGTCTCTCCAAGGCCATGGAAGGGATCGACATCGTCATCCACGCGGCGGCGCTCAAACAGGTTCCGGCCTGCGAGTACAACCCGTTCGAGGCGATCAAGACCAACATCCACGGCGCGCAGAACGTGGTCGAGGCGGCCATCGAGCGCGGCGTGAAGCAGGTCGTCGCCCTTTCCACCGACAAGGCCGCCGCCCCCATCAACCTCTACGGCGCCACCAAGCTCTGCTCCGACAAGCTCTTCGTCGCGGCCAACAACTTCAAGGGGAAGCACGACATCAAGTTCTCCGTGGTGCGCTACGGCAACGTCATGGGTAGCCGCGGCTCGGTCATCCCCTTCTTCATGAACAAGAGGAGCTCCGGCGTCCTCCCCATCACCGACGAGCGCATGACCCGCTTCAACATCACCCTCGAGGACGGCGTCAAGCTCGTGCTCTTCGCGCTCGAGAACATGTGGGGTGGCGAGATCTTCGTCCCCAAGATCCCGAGCTACCGGATCAACGACATCGCCGAGGCGATCGGCCCCAACTGCAAGCGCGAAGTCGTCGGCATCCGCCCGGGGGAGAAGCTGCACGAAGAGATGATCACCATGACCGACGCCATCTCCACCGTCGAGTTCGAGAAGTACTTCGTCATCCTCCCCTCCATCCCGCTTTGGGACGTGGACAAGTTCGCCGCCGCCTTCAACGGCAAGCTCTGCCAGGACGGCTTCTGCTACAACTCCGGCACCAACAGCGAGTGGCTGAACGTCGAGGAGCTGCGCGAGCTGATCAAGGAACACGTCGATCCGAACTTCACCTACTAG
- the pseC gene encoding UDP-4-amino-4,6-dideoxy-N-acetyl-beta-L-altrosamine transaminase — MKQAPIPYGRQSISEADIQAVVDVLRSDWLTQGPSIERFEQAVAEYCGAKYAVAVNSATSALHIACLAAELGEGDTLWTSPNTFVASANCGLYCGAGVDFVDIDPRTYNLSAAELEKKLVQAKAEGKLPKVVIPVHFSGQPCEMEKIAALSREYGFSVIEDASHAIGGRYKGEAIGGCRFSDMTVFSFHPVKIITTAEGGMVLTNRKELYDRLIRLRSHGITRDPAFMQWESDGPWYYQQIELGFNYRITDLQAALGLSQMTRLDEFVAARHRLAARYDDLLAELPVVTPYQHPDSYSGLHLYVIRLKLDQISKSHREVFEALRAQGILVNLHYIPVHTQPYYRRLGFKPGDFPESERYYAEAISLPMFSSLSDEQQDRVAAALKEALS; from the coding sequence GTGAAACAGGCACCGATTCCCTACGGCCGGCAGTCCATCTCCGAGGCCGACATCCAGGCGGTTGTCGACGTTCTTCGTTCCGACTGGCTGACGCAAGGGCCGTCCATCGAGCGCTTCGAGCAGGCCGTCGCTGAGTACTGCGGCGCGAAGTACGCCGTCGCGGTGAACAGCGCCACCTCGGCGCTGCACATCGCCTGCCTCGCCGCGGAGCTGGGGGAGGGGGACACCCTCTGGACCTCCCCCAACACCTTCGTCGCCTCGGCCAACTGCGGCCTGTACTGCGGCGCCGGTGTCGACTTCGTGGACATCGACCCGCGCACCTACAACCTGTCGGCGGCCGAGCTGGAAAAGAAGCTGGTCCAGGCCAAGGCGGAGGGGAAACTCCCCAAGGTGGTGATCCCGGTGCACTTCTCCGGGCAGCCCTGCGAGATGGAAAAGATCGCCGCGCTCTCCCGCGAGTACGGCTTCTCCGTCATCGAGGACGCCTCCCACGCCATCGGCGGCAGGTATAAGGGGGAGGCGATCGGCGGCTGCCGCTTCTCCGACATGACCGTGTTCAGCTTCCACCCGGTGAAGATCATCACCACGGCGGAAGGGGGGATGGTGCTCACCAACCGCAAGGAGCTCTACGACCGCCTGATCCGCCTGAGAAGTCACGGCATCACCCGCGACCCCGCCTTCATGCAGTGGGAGAGCGACGGCCCGTGGTACTACCAGCAGATCGAGCTCGGCTTCAACTACCGCATCACCGACCTCCAGGCCGCCCTGGGGCTCTCCCAGATGACCCGCCTGGACGAGTTCGTGGCCGCGAGGCACCGCCTGGCCGCGCGCTACGACGACCTGCTGGCGGAGCTCCCGGTGGTCACCCCGTACCAGCACCCGGACAGCTATTCCGGTCTGCACCTCTACGTGATCCGGCTCAAGCTGGACCAGATCTCGAAGAGCCACCGCGAGGTATTCGAGGCGCTCCGTGCGCAGGGGATCCTGGTCAACCTGCACTACATCCCGGTGCACACCCAGCCCTACTACCGGCGCCTGGGCTTCAAGCCGGGCGACTTCCCCGAATCGGAGCGCTACTACGCCGAGGCCATCAGCCTCCCGATGTTCTCCAGCCTCTCCGACGAGCAGCAGGACCGCGTGGCCGCGGCGCTCAAAGAGGCGCTGTCGTGA
- the pseF gene encoding pseudaminic acid cytidylyltransferase, with product MNVAIIPARGGSKRIPRKNIKEFCGKPMIAWSIEAALESGCFSRVLVSTDDAGIAEVARSFGAEVPFLRPAELSDDHTGTIPVIRHAVEFVAGEGERPEYACCIYATAPFVTPADLKRGLDLIREAGCSYAFSVTSYPFPIQRAIRIDGNGRVGMFDPAQFSTRSQDLEEAFHDAGQFYWGRSEAWIAEERIFSDKAVPVLLPRHQVQDIDTLEDWHRAELMFKAWREQAA from the coding sequence GTGAACGTAGCCATCATCCCGGCCCGCGGCGGCAGCAAGCGCATCCCCCGCAAGAACATCAAGGAGTTCTGCGGCAAGCCGATGATCGCCTGGTCGATCGAGGCGGCGCTTGAAAGCGGCTGCTTCAGCCGGGTGCTGGTTTCCACCGACGACGCGGGAATCGCCGAGGTGGCCCGCTCCTTCGGGGCGGAGGTCCCCTTCCTGCGTCCCGCGGAGCTTTCCGACGACCACACCGGCACCATCCCCGTGATCCGCCACGCCGTCGAGTTTGTGGCGGGGGAGGGAGAGCGCCCGGAGTATGCCTGCTGCATCTACGCCACCGCTCCGTTCGTGACGCCCGCCGACCTGAAGCGCGGCCTCGACCTGATCAGGGAGGCCGGCTGTTCCTACGCCTTCTCGGTGACCAGTTACCCGTTCCCGATCCAGCGCGCCATCAGGATCGACGGCAACGGCCGCGTCGGGATGTTCGATCCCGCCCAGTTCTCCACCCGCTCGCAGGACCTCGAGGAGGCGTTCCACGACGCCGGGCAGTTCTACTGGGGGCGCTCCGAGGCCTGGATCGCCGAAGAGAGGATCTTTTCCGATAAGGCGGTCCCCGTCCTTTTGCCGCGCCACCAGGTGCAGGACATCGACACCCTGGAGGACTGGCACCGGGCGGAACTGATGTTCAAGGCCTGGCGCGAACAGGCGGCATGA
- the pseH gene encoding UDP-4-amino-4,6-dideoxy-N-acetyl-beta-L-altrosamine N-acetyltransferase, giving the protein MRPEEFNLRPIEERDLDLVLSWRNSERVRSYMYTDHLIAPEEHRAWFARTRDAEFPATLIFEYQGRPVGLKSFNQIDRHSNRCHWGFYLGDVELPRGCGTVMGFLAQEYIFEKQGFRKLCAEAFAFNEGSIKYHTRLGFVQEGRLVQHVLKNGRYEDVIVFGAFKENWLANKEALAAKIFREDAA; this is encoded by the coding sequence ATGCGCCCTGAAGAATTCAACCTGCGTCCCATCGAAGAGCGTGACCTCGACCTGGTCCTCTCCTGGCGCAATTCCGAGCGCGTGCGCTCCTACATGTACACCGACCACCTGATCGCCCCCGAGGAGCACCGGGCCTGGTTCGCCCGGACGCGCGACGCGGAATTCCCCGCGACCCTCATCTTCGAGTACCAGGGGCGGCCGGTCGGGCTGAAGAGCTTCAACCAGATCGATCGTCACTCCAACCGCTGCCACTGGGGGTTCTACCTGGGCGACGTGGAGCTGCCGCGCGGCTGCGGCACGGTGATGGGATTTCTCGCGCAGGAGTACATCTTCGAGAAGCAGGGGTTCAGAAAGCTCTGCGCCGAGGCCTTCGCCTTCAACGAGGGGAGCATCAAGTACCACACCCGCCTGGGATTCGTGCAGGAGGGGCGCCTGGTGCAGCACGTCTTGAAGAACGGGCGCTACGAGGACGTGATCGTCTTCGGCGCTTTCAAAGAGAACTGGCTGGCCAACAAGGAAGCGTTGGCGGCAAAGATATTCCGGGAGGACGCAGCGTAA